One Calliopsis andreniformis isolate RMS-2024a chromosome 9, iyCalAndr_principal, whole genome shotgun sequence genomic window carries:
- the LOC143184015 gene encoding protein 5NUC has product MGTIWIFISCILAVLSDQVFGLPITKEANGLTIRIVHTNDMHSRFEQTSKMSSTCSQKDADAGKCYGGFARIATLVRQARNSSVPCLFLNAGDTYQGSIWYNVYKWKVVSKFLNLLAPNVTSLGNHEFDDGVDGLIPFIQNATFPIVTSNLDLSKQPNLAATKLVNSTILTVNGTKIGVIGYLTPETKIISRTEEVIFLDEVDSIRKEAKRLKKEGVGILIALGHSGFDVDKKIAKEVEDIDLVIGGHTNTFLYNGKQPDLEMPEGLYPTEVVQKSGRKVYVVQAYAYTKYLGNFSVTFDSKGEVTNIKGNPILVDSSIEQAKDILEELQQMRGAIDNTSLTVVGQTRVLLEGDSKVCRRRECNLGNLITDAMIDYNVGEYGGKAGWTDAAIAFHNGGSIRTSITRNNDNKVTMEDVLSALPFDNAILKASMTGELIISVLEWSVQNLQINTTSNLFGAFVQFSGLQVVYDLTRPKNSRVISVYVRCASCSIPEFRELKRNETYTVLLIDFMQSGGDGYEMLKNLKTQPLGVTTTHVLVEYFKKHSPVHPDVEWRIIYMNNSEGKDHNNSNSVHRSVTLTILLPIISWLFVR; this is encoded by the exons ATGGGAACAATTTGGATTTTTATATCCTGCATCCTTGCGGTGCTGTCTGATCAAGTTTTTGGCCTACCTATAACGAAAGAGGCCAATGGACTCACTATTAGAATCGTTCATACGAATGACATGCATTCGAG GTTCGAGCAGACGTCGAAGATGTCGAGCACCTGTTCGCAAAAGGACGCTGACGCGGGCAAATGTTACGGAGGATTCGCGAGAATAGCAACCTTGGTGCGACAAGCGAGGAACTCCTCGGTTCCTTGTCTCTTCTTAAACGCTGGGGACACTTACCAAGGCTCCATTTGGTACAACGTGTACAAATGGAAGGTTGTCTCCAAGTTCCTGAACCTGCTCGCCCCGAATGTAACG AGTCTGGGTAACCATGAGTTCGACGATGGAGTGGATGGTCTGATACCTTTTATCCAAAATGCTACGTTCCCCATAGTAACTTCGAACCTGGATCTAAGCAAGCAGCCAAACCTGGCAGCCACCAAATTGGTAAACAGCACAATTTTGACCGTGAATGGGACGAAAATTGGTGTGATCGGTTACCTGACACCAGAAACAAAAATAATCTCGAGAACGGAAGAAGTGATCTTCTTGGACGAAGTGGACAGCATCCGCAAGGAGGCCAAAAGACTGAAAAAGGAAGGAGTAGGCATTCTAATCGCTCTTGGTCACTCTGGATTCGACGTAGATAAAAAGATCGCCAAAGAGGTGGAGGATATCGATCTTGTGATCGGTGGACATACAAACACGTTTCTATACAACGGCAAACAGCCCGATTTGGAGATGCCTGAAGGTCTCTATCCCACAGAGGTAGTGCAAAAGAGCGGAAGAAAGGTGTACGTAGTGCAAGCATACGCGTACACAAAGTATTTAGGGAATTTCTCGGTGACCTTTGACTCGAAGGGCGAGGTGACAAACATCAAGGGGAACCCCATACTCGTTGACAGTAGTATAGAACAG GCAAAAGATATTTTAGAAGAGTTACAGCAGATGAGAGGAGCTATTGACAATACAAGTCTCACAGTGGTTGGGCAAACTCGCGTCCTTCTGGAAGGGGACAGCAAAGTCTGCAGACGCAGAGAATGTAATTTGGGAAATCTGATCACAGACGCTATGATCGATTACAACGTTGGAGAATACGGAGGAAAAGCAGGCTGGACTGATGCTGCCATAGCTTTCCACAACGGTGGCAGCATTAGGACCTCTATTACCAGGAATAACGATAATAAAGTTACTATGGAAGATGTTCTCAGTGCGTTACCATTCGACAACGCCATCCTGAAAGCTTCAATGACTGGAGAACTAATAATATCTGTCCTTGAATGGAGCGTTCAGAACTTGCAAATTAATACAACTTCCAATCTATTTGGAGCATTCGTTCAGTTCTCTGGACTTCAG GTGGTTTATGACTTGACACGACCAAAGAATTCAAGAGTGATTTCTGTATACGTGCGATGCGCATCTTGCAGCATTCCAGAATTTAGAGAACTTAAAAGAAACGAAACTTACACTGTACTCTTAATCGATTTTATGCAGAGCGGTGGCGATGGATATGAAATGCTAAAAAatctcaagactcaacctttaG GTGTTACTACAACACATGTACTGGTTGAGTACTTCAAAAAACATAGTCCAGTGCACCCTGATGTTGAATGGAGAATCATCTATATGAATAATAGCGAAGGAAAGGACCACAATAATTCAAACAGCGTCCATCGATCAGTCACATTGACAATTCTGTTACCAATAATCAGCTGGCTATTCGTGAGATAA
- the LOC143184017 gene encoding apyrase: MKLIWPLLFLFHVCWGFTGRGLHYPGRSDLFELSVIHLNDFHARFEQTSSHSDLCNKEDKESGNCVGGLARVATAVNRLIDERPNPIFLNAGDHFQGTLWYNVYRWNVTGTFMNMLPHDVMTIGNHEFDNGVEGVVPFLEMVKAPVVVTNIDDTEEPTMKGLYRNSTVLERNGTKIGVIGVILSTTNTIANTGKLKFLDEVESVNDEAQRLKAQGVDVIIVLSHCGLDVDRIMAAKCPLIDVIVGGHSHTFLYSGPPPFIDTPEDEYPVVVVQEKTNRTVLIVQAAAFTKYLGNLTVWFDQKGEVVDWSGNPILLDYSIEEDPEILKALAPWKEGVDKVALSKVGQTRVYLDNNCRISECNLGNLIVDAMVDAYVEYAESKSHWTHAAVACMNPGGIRTPIDSSERDINFGQLIMAQPFENTWDTIELKGNCIMEILESKTTLVWSGLKVTYNSTKYPRGVIDVKIRCQACEVPRYENLLDNQWYRIVTPTFLIQGGDGFVTFPNCGRNHKVGTSVDWELLMNYMKKISPILVGLDRRMTFLENH, encoded by the exons ATGAAGCTCATTTGGCCTTTGCTTTTTCTGTTCCACGTATGCTGGGGATTCACCGGAAGAGGGCTACATTACCCGGGACGGTCAGATTTATTTGAGCTATCGGTGATACACTTGAACGATTTTCACGCAAG ATTCGAGCAAACAAGTTCCCATTCAGACCTCTGTAACAAAGAAGACAAGGAAAGTGGGAATTGCGTGGGTGGACTAGCGAGGGTAGCCACCGCGGTGAATCGATTAATCGACGAGAGACCGAACCCGATTTTTCTGAATGCAGGCGATCATTTCCAGGGGACGCTATGGTACAACGTTTATCGTTGGAACGTGACTGGGACGTTCATGAACATGCTGCCTCACGATGTTATG ACAATAGGAAACCACGAATTCGACAATGGAGTCGAGGGTGTCGTTCCCTTTTTGGAAATGGTGAAAGCTCCAGTAGTAGTAACTAATATAGACGACACTGAGGAACCTACAATGAAG GGCCTCTACAGAAACAGTACGGTCCTCGAGAGGAATGGTACAAAAATCGGGGTCATCGGCGTCATTTTATCGACCACCAAC ACAATTGCCAATACCGGGAAATTGAAGTTCCTGGACGAGGTGGAGTCAGTGAACGACGAGGCCCAGAGACTGAAGGCTCAGGGTGTCGACGTTATCATTGTTCTAAGTCACTGTGGATTGGACGTGGACAGGATAATGGCAGCCAAGTGTCCTTTAATCGATGTGATCGTCGGGGGACACTCACACACGTTCCTGTACTCAG GACCACCTCCATTTATTGACACCCCTGAGGATGAATACCCTGTGGTGGTAGTGCAGGAAAAGACCAACAGGACAGTGCTGATTGTTCAGGCAGCAGCGTTCACCAA GTATCTCGGGAATCTGACGGTGTGGTTCGACCAGAAGGGCGAGGTGGTTGATTGGAGCGGAAATCCGATTCTTCTTGATTACTCTATCGAAGAAG aTCCTGAAATACTAAAGGCTCTAGCACCCTGGAAAGAAGGGGTAGATAAGGTAGCACTGTCGAAGGTTGGACAGACAAGGGTTTACTTAGATAACAACTGTCGCATAAGCGAATGTAATCTTGGGAACCTAATCGTCGACGCAATGGTGGATGCT TATGTGGAATATGCAGAAAGTAAGAGTCACTGGACGCACGCTGCTGTAGCTTGTATGAATCCAGGAGGAATACGAACTCCCATCGATTCCTCAGAGAGGGACATCAATTTTGGTCAGCTGATAATGGCTCAGCCTTTTGAAAACACGTGGGATACTATTGAATTGAAAGGAAATTGTATTATGGAG ATTTTAGAGTCCAAAACTACGTTGGTCTGGTCAGGGTTAAAAGTTACATATAATAGTACAAAATATCCTAGAGGAGTAATAGATGTTAAAATAAG ATGTCAAGCCTGTGAAGTGCCAAGATATGAGAACCTGCTAGACAATCAATGGTACAGAATTGTAACTCCAACTTTTTTAATCCAAGGCGGCGATGGATTTGTTACTTTCCCAAATTGCGGCAGAAATCATAAAGTTGGGACATCAGTAGACTGGGAGCTATTAATGAATTACATGAAAAAGATCAGCCCAATTTTAGTCGGGCTGGATCGTAGAATGACATTCTTAGAGAATCATTGA